A region of the Peptococcaceae bacterium genome:
AACAATCCTGTCTTCTTTTACCCTCAAGAACACCTTGATATAGTCGCCGCAGGAAGGGTCCCCCATGGTGCCTACCCCGTCCGGATCATCCATCTCGCCAAGGTTCCGCGGGTTCAGGAAGTGGTCCAGTATTTTTTCGTTGTACATAATTTTCCTCCCCACATCACTACCTGTATCTTATCATTTTACCCTGTTTTGTAAAAGCCTCTCCGCATTCAACGGTAAAAAGCCGCCGGTCGCCGGCAGCTTTTTTATTTACTGTTTTTTGTTCGCCTGTTCCGTCAGGAAATCTATTTCCAGCAAATCCGCTCCCGGCGACTCCTCGATCCTGCCTTCATCCCCGAGGCTGCTGACGGACGGCTCCAGGGGAAGCGTTCCCACAACCGGGAATTTGAATTCCTGGCTTATCAAGCCGGCCTTTCCCTCGCCGAAAGGAAACACCCTCTGCTTGCAGGCAGGGCATTCCAGGTAGCTCATGTTTTCCACAATTCCCAGCAAGGGAACCTTCATTTTTTCGGCCATTTTGACCGCCTTGCGGACAACCATTTGCGCCAGGTCCTGCGGAGAAGTGACCACCACCACTCCATTTAAAGGTATTGTTTGCATCACTGTTAGAGGGGCGTCTCCCGTGCCTGGAGGCAGGTCAACGAAAAGGTAATCCAAATCGCCCCAGACGACTTCCTCCCAGAACTGCTTTATCGCTCCTGAGATTATGGGCCCGCGCCAGATGACGGGTTCGTCCTCACTGGGCAGCAGCAGGTTTATGGATATTATTTCTATACCCTTTCTGCTCCTGATGGGCAGTATGCCCAATTCCGTAACCGGCGGAGCGGAACTCAAACCAAAAAGCTTTGGTATGCTCGGCCCGGTAATATCGGCATCCAGTATGCCCACTTTATATCCCCTTTTCCTGTAGGCAACAGCTAAAAGGGCCGTTACGGTTGACTTGCCTACACCTCCCTTCCCGCTCATCACCGCTATCACGTGTTTGACGTTGTTAAGCCCGGACGCCTTGCCCTGCTGTTCGCCGGTACAACGGCCCTGGTCCTTTTCTTCACAGCTGCTGCAGCTGCCTGTGCATTCTGGCATATCGAATCCTCCTTGTCATGTTTCTTCTAGCAGGTAGCACCGGGAATAGCATACACCTGTTTTGGACATATGTCAATAATTATCGGCGGGGAGAAAATTTAATAACGATTTCCACAATTTCCGGCCGGTTGCCGGTGCGGATAGGCGGTCCCCAGGTGCCGAAGCCGGAGGAGACGATCAACTGCAGGTTCCCCTTGCGCAGGTAACCCCAATCGGTTTCATAGATCCTCCGGGTAATGAAGCCGTTGGGAAAAAGCTGTCCACGGTGAGTATGGCCGGAAAGCTGCAGGTCGACTCCCTGGGCAGCCGCCTCGTCAAGCTGGCGCGGCTGGTGATTGAGGAGGATTACGGGAAGCCTGCGGTCCACTCCTTCCATTATTTCCGCCAGTTCCTTCGGTTTTGAGCCGGACGCAAAATGGGCACGCGAAACCTCATCACGGCCTACGATATAAAAACTGTCAGCCACCTTGACGCACTCGTCGCGCAAGACCGTGATTCCGGCCTGCTGCAGGTTGTGAACAGCCGCTTCGATATGTCTTCCGATGTACTCATGGTTACCCGGAACGGCAAAAATCCCGTATTTCGACCTGAGTTTCTGGAAAGTGGAAGACATGTCCTGCTGGATAAAGGGGCCTACGTCTTCGTCGATGATATCGCCCGGCAGCAGGATAATGTCCGGCTGTAAGCTGTTGACCGTCTCCACCATTTTGCTTAAACGGCTGTTATGAATGATTTCACCCAGGTGTATGTCGGATACCATGACCGCGCGCAGTTCTTCCAGCCCCCCGGCCTGCTTGGCAATGTTAAGTTCATAATGCTGGAGGCGGGGATGGCGGGCGTTCCAGGTGCCGTAAACCAGGACGGCAAAAGTGAACGCCAGCACGAAAACACCCACGGCCGGAGCAAAACGCGGATTCTCCTGCCAGCCGGCAGGAACAAAATGCAGCCACCCGTTAAGAAACCTTAAAAGATCGAGAATGAAGATTATCTGCAGCAAGTAAAACATGGCCGCCAGCCAGTAGGAGCCCGCCAGGGTCAGCAGATAGCGGGCGGCATGGGGAAGAACCCCGCTGCCCAGGCG
Encoded here:
- a CDS encoding metallophosphoesterase, encoding MYMRTAAYLIIALFFFVYALINYYIGLRGWQYLARFIPGLGQATYWLLFGLLALSYVIARLGSGVLPHAARYLLTLAGSYWLAAMFYLLQIIFILDLLRFLNGWLHFVPAGWQENPRFAPAVGVFVLAFTFAVLVYGTWNARHPRLQHYELNIAKQAGGLEELRAVMVSDIHLGEIIHNSRLSKMVETVNSLQPDIILLPGDIIDEDVGPFIQQDMSSTFQKLRSKYGIFAVPGNHEYIGRHIEAAVHNLQQAGITVLRDECVKVADSFYIVGRDEVSRAHFASGSKPKELAEIMEGVDRRLPVILLNHQPRQLDEAAAQGVDLQLSGHTHRGQLFPNGFITRRIYETDWGYLRKGNLQLIVSSGFGTWGPPIRTGNRPEIVEIVIKFSPRR
- a CDS encoding Mrp/NBP35 family ATP-binding protein, with the translated sequence MPECTGSCSSCEEKDQGRCTGEQQGKASGLNNVKHVIAVMSGKGGVGKSTVTALLAVAYRKRGYKVGILDADITGPSIPKLFGLSSAPPVTELGILPIRSRKGIEIISINLLLPSEDEPVIWRGPIISGAIKQFWEEVVWGDLDYLFVDLPPGTGDAPLTVMQTIPLNGVVVVTSPQDLAQMVVRKAVKMAEKMKVPLLGIVENMSYLECPACKQRVFPFGEGKAGLISQEFKFPVVGTLPLEPSVSSLGDEGRIEESPGADLLEIDFLTEQANKKQ